A genomic segment from Flavobacterium sp. 9R encodes:
- a CDS encoding L-threonylcarbamoyladenylate synthase translates to MNEEIINAFEVIKNGGIILYPTDTVWGIGCDATNPEAVAKIYQLKQRTESKSMICLMNGEKMMYNVFKEIPEVAWQILDLSEKPTTLILDNPRNVAPNLISEDKSLGIRLIKEPFCFKLLERMKKPLVSTSANISGQPTPLSFKEISPEIIKGVDYVVNLQQEKIAGKPSTIIKLTNDSQVKIIRK, encoded by the coding sequence ATGAACGAAGAAATCATCAATGCTTTTGAAGTTATAAAAAACGGCGGCATCATTCTTTATCCAACGGATACGGTTTGGGGCATTGGTTGCGATGCGACGAATCCTGAAGCCGTGGCCAAAATATACCAACTCAAACAAAGAACCGAAAGCAAAAGTATGATTTGCCTTATGAATGGGGAAAAAATGATGTACAACGTATTCAAGGAGATTCCCGAAGTAGCTTGGCAAATTCTAGATTTATCCGAAAAGCCAACAACTTTAATATTAGATAATCCAAGAAATGTAGCGCCTAATTTAATTTCTGAAGACAAATCATTAGGTATTCGACTGATAAAAGAACCTTTTTGCTTTAAATTACTAGAACGTATGAAAAAGCCATTAGTGTCTACTTCAGCTAATATTTCTGGACAACCCACACCATTATCTTTCAAAGAAATTAGTCCAGAAATTATAAAAGGCGTAGACTATGTTGTAAATTTGCAGCAGGAAAAAATTGCAGGAAAACCTTCTACGATTATTAAATTGACGAATGATTCTCAGGTTAAAATCATCAGAAAGTAG
- a CDS encoding CDP-alcohol phosphatidyltransferase family protein, translating to MSKLATQDKFFDLSDYGRPFGKFLAQQLKETRFTPIHVTLLFGISGLIAIFCILTNHYFLAAFFIILKSGIDAADGELARLKNKPSYVGRYLDSVFDIVLNFMIFMAICWVSKTTFWYAFAAFFGIQLQGTLYNYYYVILRHKSIGGDSTSKIFEYKTPKALPGETQKSVTFLFRIYTIVYGLFDKIIHALDQEAYKVKTFPNWFMSLLSIYGLGFQLLIIAVMLPLHLIEYIAPFFIAYTLMVFVLIAIRKRFISE from the coding sequence ATGTCAAAACTTGCAACACAAGATAAGTTCTTCGACCTCTCCGATTATGGTCGCCCATTTGGTAAATTTCTGGCGCAACAACTAAAAGAAACTCGATTTACCCCAATTCACGTAACGCTACTTTTTGGCATCTCTGGCTTGATTGCCATTTTTTGCATACTCACTAATCATTATTTTTTGGCCGCCTTTTTCATTATTTTAAAATCTGGAATTGACGCTGCAGATGGTGAATTAGCAAGACTAAAAAACAAACCTTCATACGTTGGTAGATACCTCGATAGTGTCTTTGATATCGTCTTAAATTTTATGATTTTTATGGCCATTTGTTGGGTCTCAAAAACGACATTTTGGTATGCGTTTGCAGCTTTTTTTGGCATCCAATTACAAGGAACTTTATACAATTATTACTACGTAATTTTGAGACATAAATCAATTGGAGGAGACAGTACTAGTAAAATATTTGAGTACAAAACACCCAAAGCTTTGCCTGGAGAAACACAAAAATCGGTGACTTTTTTGTTCCGAATTTATACAATCGTTTATGGGCTTTTTGATAAAATAATTCACGCATTAGACCAAGAGGCATACAAAGTAAAAACGTTTCCGAATTGGTTTATGAGCTTGTTATCCATTTATGGTTTAGGCTTTCAATTGCTAATTATTGCCGTGATGTTACCGTTGCATCTTATTGAATACATAGCACCATTTTTTATTGCCTACACACTTATGGTTTTTGTTCTTATTGCTATCAGAAAACGGTTTATTAGTGAATAA
- a CDS encoding GxxExxY protein, protein MEEYIYREENYAIVGILFEVHKNLGKGFSEIVYKDAIEFELQQNNIPYQREKEFAVNYKNTTLKHKFYADFVVYDKIILEIKTVDCFNNSHYNQCLNYLKVSKNKLAILANFNLVSLEYKRIINSKN, encoded by the coding sequence ATGGAAGAATACATTTATAGAGAAGAAAATTATGCAATCGTAGGAATACTTTTTGAAGTTCATAAAAATCTTGGAAAAGGATTTTCTGAAATTGTTTACAAAGATGCAATAGAATTTGAACTTCAACAAAACAACATTCCATATCAACGTGAAAAAGAATTTGCAGTAAACTATAAAAACACGACTCTAAAGCATAAATTTTATGCTGATTTTGTGGTTTATGACAAAATCATTCTTGAAATAAAAACAGTTGATTGTTTCAATAACAGTCATTATAACCAATGTTTAAATTATTTAAAAGTTTCCAAAAATAAATTAGCCATATTGGCAAATTTCAATTTAGTTTCTTTAGAATACAAACGCATAATAAATTCAAAAAATTAA
- a CDS encoding CCA tRNA nucleotidyltransferase translates to MNYKSALNNTIFEVISKASQELNIESYVIGGFVRDLLLKRGTKKDIDVVAVGSGIELALKVSELLPKKPKVQVFKTYGTAMLRFEDTDIEFVGARKESYTHDSRNPIVENGTLQDDQNRRDFTINALALSLNPSNYGELLDPFGGISDLETKTIKTPLDPDITFSDDPLRMLRGIRFATQLGFDIHPESLASITKNAERIKIISGERIVEELNKILLTEKPSLGFLLLYKTGLLELILPELTALNQVEEIEGHTHKNNFYHTLEVVDNICPNTDDVWLRWAALLHDIGKAPTKRFNKKQGWTFHGHEFLGGKMVKKIFERLHMPLNHKMKFVQKMVVMSSRPIVLAQDTVTDSAVRRLVFDAGEDVENLMTLCEADITTKNPNKFKKYHSNFEIVRKKIVEVEARDHVRNFQPPISGEEIMELFNLKPSREIGILKEAVKEAILEGEIQNEYQAAYEFILKKGAKLGLKINDC, encoded by the coding sequence ATGAATTATAAATCAGCACTTAATAACACAATATTCGAAGTAATATCGAAAGCTTCCCAAGAACTAAACATAGAAAGTTATGTAATTGGCGGGTTTGTTAGGGATTTACTTTTAAAAAGAGGCACCAAAAAAGATATCGATGTGGTGGCCGTGGGCAGTGGCATCGAATTGGCTCTTAAAGTTTCCGAACTTTTACCTAAAAAACCAAAGGTGCAAGTATTCAAGACGTACGGCACCGCTATGCTCCGTTTTGAAGATACTGATATCGAATTTGTTGGCGCTAGAAAAGAATCCTACACCCACGATAGCCGAAATCCTATCGTAGAAAATGGAACCTTACAAGATGATCAAAACCGCCGTGACTTCACCATAAATGCTTTGGCTTTGTCTTTGAATCCATCTAACTATGGAGAACTCTTAGATCCCTTCGGTGGAATTTCGGATTTAGAAACTAAAACGATAAAAACTCCGCTTGACCCAGATATTACCTTCTCGGATGACCCGTTAAGGATGTTGAGAGGCATTCGTTTTGCTACGCAATTAGGTTTTGATATTCATCCAGAATCTTTAGCTTCCATTACCAAAAATGCAGAAAGAATAAAAATCATTTCAGGAGAACGCATTGTAGAAGAGTTAAACAAAATTCTTCTGACCGAAAAACCTTCTTTGGGCTTTTTATTGCTTTACAAAACGGGATTATTAGAACTAATTCTGCCTGAATTAACAGCCTTGAATCAAGTAGAAGAGATAGAAGGTCACACGCACAAAAACAATTTTTATCACACACTTGAAGTAGTCGATAACATTTGCCCGAACACAGATGATGTTTGGTTGCGATGGGCTGCTTTATTGCACGATATCGGAAAAGCTCCAACGAAACGCTTCAACAAAAAACAAGGATGGACGTTTCACGGTCACGAGTTTTTGGGTGGTAAAATGGTTAAGAAAATCTTCGAAAGATTGCATATGCCCTTGAACCATAAAATGAAGTTTGTACAAAAAATGGTAGTGATGAGTTCTAGACCAATTGTATTGGCGCAGGACACTGTTACTGATTCAGCAGTACGTCGTTTGGTTTTTGATGCAGGAGAAGATGTAGAAAACTTAATGACACTTTGCGAGGCCGATATCACCACTAAAAACCCAAACAAATTCAAAAAATACCACAGTAATTTTGAAATTGTACGCAAAAAAATTGTTGAAGTTGAAGCACGTGACCACGTCCGTAATTTTCAACCTCCAATAAGTGGTGAGGAAATAATGGAGCTCTTCAATTTAAAACCATCCAGAGAAATTGGCATCCTAAAAGAAGCGGTTAAAGAAGCTATTTTAGAAGGAGAAATACAAAATGAGTACCAAGCTGCTTATGAATTTATCTTAAAAAAAGGAGCCAAATTAGGGCTAAAGATTAACGATTGTTAG
- a CDS encoding COX15/CtaA family protein, with amino-acid sequence MTKSNKPVIIWLLSGCLLLFLMVVVGGITRLTNSGLSMTDWHLITDTFPPMTEAKWSQAFEEYKKFPEYQKINIHNDFTLSDYKFIYFWEWFHRFIGRIIGMVFLIPFFYFLAKKRLEKSTIKKCIVLLCMGGFQGFLGWFMVKSGLIDNPDVSHFRLALHLTFAFITFAYTLWVALDLIYPNKDNFYPQLRTIARFAFVFLIIQIIYGGFVAGLNAGLIHNHWPLMSDGQFIHDSVFIEKNSFILNLIEGKSGVQFVHRTTAYLVVALMVLLYFKSKKYSLSIAQQNGLNALVILVFVQFALGVLTLLYSVPLWLGLAHQITAFFLLTAMTYTLHRFTK; translated from the coding sequence ATGACTAAATCTAATAAACCTGTTATCATTTGGCTGCTTTCTGGTTGCCTACTTTTATTTTTAATGGTTGTGGTTGGCGGAATTACCCGATTAACTAATTCTGGACTCTCAATGACCGATTGGCATTTGATTACCGATACCTTCCCTCCTATGACAGAGGCGAAATGGAGTCAAGCTTTTGAAGAATACAAAAAGTTTCCTGAGTATCAAAAAATCAATATTCACAATGATTTTACCTTATCTGATTATAAATTCATTTACTTCTGGGAATGGTTTCACCGTTTTATTGGTCGAATCATCGGGATGGTGTTTTTAATCCCTTTCTTTTATTTTTTAGCAAAAAAAAGATTAGAAAAATCGACCATCAAAAAATGTATTGTTCTTTTGTGTATGGGAGGATTTCAAGGATTTTTGGGTTGGTTTATGGTAAAAAGTGGATTAATTGACAATCCAGATGTGAGTCATTTTAGACTGGCTTTGCACCTTACTTTTGCATTCATCACCTTTGCTTATACCCTCTGGGTGGCTTTGGATTTGATTTATCCTAACAAAGACAACTTTTATCCTCAATTGAGAACTATTGCACGATTTGCCTTTGTGTTTTTGATTATTCAAATCATATACGGTGGTTTTGTTGCAGGTTTAAACGCTGGATTAATTCACAACCATTGGCCATTAATGAGCGATGGCCAATTCATTCACGATAGTGTATTTATCGAAAAAAACAGTTTTATCCTCAATTTGATTGAAGGAAAAAGCGGCGTGCAATTCGTGCATCGTACTACCGCTTATCTTGTAGTGGCGTTAATGGTTTTGTTGTATTTCAAAAGCAAAAAATACTCTTTGTCAATTGCACAACAAAACGGTCTCAATGCGCTTGTTATACTTGTTTTTGTACAATTTGCACTAGGCGTTTTGACTTTGTTATACAGCGTGCCCCTTTGGTTAGGATTAGCACACCAAATCACAGCTTTCTTTTTATTGACAGCTATGACTTACACGCTACACCGTTTCACTAAATAA